The sequence AGAAGCAAACGAGCATCTCAATACGCTGGAAGATGGTCTCCTGAATCTTTCCAAATCTATTGAGGATCCAGAGAGCATTAACGAGATGTTTCGTGCTGCCCACTCGGTTAAGGGTGGTGCCGCTATGCTGGGGTTTAGCAGCATTCAAAAGACAGCCCATCATCTAGAAGATTGCTTAAAAGTTCTAAAAGAGCAGCCTGTGCCCGTTGATGAACGCCTTGTAAGTCTTTTCTTGAGTAGCTTTGATACCCTTAAAACCCTGACAGAGGAACTCCAAGCTCCCTATGGACTGCAAGCAGAAAAGGCTAATGAGATTGTTAAGGCTTCGGAGCCAACTTTTTCAGAGTTAGAGCGATATTTACAGCAGTTGACAGGTAGGGAAGTAGCTGAAGAAGCATCTGCTCTGGCTGCTGATTTTATGCCTCGTGTCATGGGGGTGCTCCGACAAATGCTGGCGATCTTTAAGGAACCCGATAATGCTGGAAATCGGCAGAAGCTACAACATGCTTGTAGTCAGCTGAGTCAACTTGCTGCAAGCGAGAGTGCGTGGCAAGCAATTGTGCAAACTGCTACTGCTGCCTTGACTAACCCGGCCAACTCTTATCAGGTCTTGGCACCTGTTGTTATCAAAGACCTGAAGCAAGCTGCTGAGCTGCTACAGGCTGGCAGGAAAGCAGAGTTAACTGCTAGCCAAGCCTTGCAGAAATTAGCTAGTACCCCAAGGGCTGGTGCTTCCAAAGTAGAAGCTAACACTACCTCAGCCCCAACGGCATCTGCTACAGCGACTGTGCAGGTACCATTGGAACCTAGGGCAGCGGCTAAGGTGCTGGTTAAGTCTTTCAATCGTCAACAACTTACTGAATTAGCTAAGCTGTTAGTTGCAGTTGTAAAACAGCAAGCATAGTCTATGGCTCAGGTTGATCTGCACTGGCTGGTTACAAAGGCTGCATCATTACCCCTGTCATCATTGGTAGCTGCGATCGGGTCACCTGTTACTATTCACAGTGCCGATGGAGCGGTGTTAGCTGAATATTCTGGCCGTCACCTATCGGCAGCA is a genomic window of Cyanobacteriota bacterium containing:
- a CDS encoding Hpt domain-containing protein, which gives rise to MEVVEFRSTIVQADKQQQIIGYFIEEANEHLNTLEDGLLNLSKSIEDPESINEMFRAAHSVKGGAAMLGFSSIQKTAHHLEDCLKVLKEQPVPVDERLVSLFLSSFDTLKTLTEELQAPYGLQAEKANEIVKASEPTFSELERYLQQLTGREVAEEASALAADFMPRVMGVLRQMLAIFKEPDNAGNRQKLQHACSQLSQLAASESAWQAIVQTATAALTNPANSYQVLAPVVIKDLKQAAELLQAGRKAELTASQALQKLASTPRAGASKVEANTTSAPTASATATVQVPLEPRAAAKVLVKSFNRQQLTELAKLLVAVVKQQA